Below is a window of 'Nostoc azollae' 0708 DNA.
GCCCAAAGCCCAGTATGTTCAACCAACTGGACGCGAATTAGAGGCAAATGAGGGGCTAAACGCTGCCAGATCACTCGTGCAATATTTTCATTACTGGACAAAGTTTGTTGAAATTCTGGCCACACATTATTAAGGTAAGAAAAATCTAATTGATCGGTTATTTCCCGCTTAATTACTTGTTTGACATCAGATAAATTTAGCACCATACCATATTTATCTAATTCCCCAGCTATAGAGATGAATAGGGTATAATTGTGGCCTTGCCCGGGAAATTTTGAGGAACGACCAAATTTTTCCAAGTTCTCGGTTTCGCCTAGTTCTGGTAGCGAATAATGATGACTAGCTAAAAACTGAGCGCGACGATTGACTACACACTGCATGATTACACTAGAAATAGATTTTAATATCTCTTAATCTTTCACTATTGACAGCATAAACTAATTTGTTGTCATTTGTTAGTGGTCAGTCGTCAGTGGTTAACAATACCAATTCCCTAAGATCAGCATTTCACTAATCCAATGCCAGTAGTCAGTTATTTAAAATACCAATCCCCAATCCTCTATGCTTGATTTGAGAAAATTAGCACGGCAAATCCAGGGTTTAAGTCAACATTTGACTTTAGAAGCTGCTGCGAGTCGTCAGCGTTTGGAGTTGGCACAGGAAAATTTAAAACAAGCGTTTAAGTGTCAACAAGAGTTAATTGAACGTCAGGAAAAATGGCGTGATCGCATTCTCTTTGCTAATGCTACACCGATTGAACCTCTACAAACTTATATTGATATTCCCGTCCCTCCCAAAGTTCATACTGTCATTTCTACCGATGGTTCGCAAATTGCTCCTAATCATCATGAAATTGCGTATTGTTACTTGTTAAATATTGGTAGGGTTGTTTTACATTATGGTCAAAATCGCCACCCTCTCCTAGATAGTTTACCGGAAGTTTTTTATCGTCCTGAAGATTTGTATGTGTCGCATCCATGGGGCATTAGAACTGAAGAATGGATGGGTTATCGCCGTACTGCTTGGGAAATCACAGTGTTAGCAGAATTAGCTTGCAGTGCTAAAACTGAAGCACCAGCTTTAGCGATGGTAGATGGTTCGTTAATATACTGGTTTTTAGATAAACTACCGATGGATGCACGCGATCACATTTTACCCCCTATTCTCGAAGCTTGGCAACAAATGCGAAAAGCTCAAATTCCCATCATGGGTTATCTTAGCGCCTCCCGCAACATCGAAGCTATGAACTTTTTACGGTTTTTAGCCTGTCCCCATCCAGTCCCAGACTGTATCAGTTATTGCCCTAATCAACTAGAATATATGCCCTGTAAAATATTTGAATCTTTGCGAGATACATCCTTATGGGCAACCCAACTCCAACCCGGACAACGCAGTCCCTTATGGCGCAGTAATGCCCAAATTTTAGAATTATACAGCGACCAAATCATTTATTTTTGTTACGTTCATGTTGGTACGGAAATTGCCCGGATTGAAGTTCCGGCTTGGGTAGCTGAAAATTCAGCCATGTTTAACGAAGCACTAGGCTTAATGCTGGCACAAGTACAAAAAGGATACGGCTATCCTGTGGCAATTGCGGAGGCACATAACCAGGCAGTCGTTAGAGGTGGCGATAGAAGCCATTTCTTTGCCCTTTTAGAAAGAGAAATGATCAAAGCTGGTATAAAAAACGTAGGAACTTCCTATAAAGAAGCCAGGAAAAGGGGAAGTATTCCTTAATCATACAATTTTAGATTTTAGATTTTAGATTTTAGATTTGGGATTGTAAAAGACTTACTGCTAATTGCTTTTAGCTTTCCACTAGGTATTAGGATAATTAAAGCTGAGTACCAAAGGTAGCTTCCCTAAGTTTAGTATGATCATAAATCTACTTAGATAAATCAATATGCCGAAATTTCTCAGATTAATGATCACAATAGTAGTTGTAGGTGGATTATTATTAATATCTCAACAGGTTTTTGCACAAACTTGGATACCTGTCCGTGCTGGAATTCCCTTTGGTATTAGTGGGATAGCTTTGATAAACCAGCAAAGCGATAAACTAGATTTTTTAATTGTCCATGATAACAAACAACCAAATCAAGGCAGTTTAGCAATTATTAGTCTTCAAGGTAAAAATCAACCTGAATATTTACCCTTAAATTAGCCAAATGAAAAACTACCTACAGATTTAGAGGCATTAACATCCATTCCAGATACCAAAAATTCTGACTTCATTGCTGTCAAGACTCATGGTAAAGGTTCTAATTTCCAATTAGACTGTAACAAAGAAAGTCTTTCCATTCTCAAAGAATTTGATTTACCGGCAATTACCAAAGATAGCAATTTTGAATCTTCCTGTTTACAAGAAATTGATAATCAATTAATTGCAATTTAGGGACATGGTAGAGAAAGAGAAGAACCAGCAAGAATTTATTGCGGAAAGTTAAATTTAACTAAATATCAAATCACTAACATAGATTCAGCTACTTTTAAAGTAGCATATCCTGGTGGTAACGTTCTCCATATTTGTGATCTGAGAATAGATAATGCTGGAATTGTTTATATTACCTCAGCAAATCATCCAGGAAATAACGGACTATTTCAGTCTGCTGTTTATGTTCCAGGTTATTTAGGATTTTATAGTAATAAAATGGAATGGTGACCAAATCAGCAACTTTTCTCTATTTATCGGGTAAATATCATAAAATTGAAGGTTTAGAAAATAAACCTGGTGCAGCACGAGGAATAACAGTAGAGACAGATGATGAAAATATGGGTGTTTCTGTTTATATGATAGGTGAACAAATGTAGGGTGTGTTAGGACGAAAGTCCGTAACGCACGGTAACCTAAGAATAATGGTGGGTTAGCAATAGCGTAACCCACCCTACTGACTGCTTACTACACATTAAATCTGAATAACATCACATCTCCTTCCTGCACAACATACTCCTTACCTTCACTTCTTACCAAACCTTTTTCCTTAGCACCATTCATCGAACCATGAGTTACCAAATCATTATAAGCAACGGTTTCTGCACGGATAAAACCCCGTTCAAAATCAGAGTGAATGACACCTGCTGCTTGAGGTGCAGACATTCCTGCATTAATTGTCCAAGCGCGGGTTTCTTGAGGACCACAAGTGAAATATGTCCGCAAACCTAAAAGCGCATAAGTTGCACGAATTAAGGATTTTAAACCACCTTCTTTTACACCCAAAGATTCGAGAAAATCAGCTTTATCTTCTTCTGGTAATTCAACTAATTCCGCTTCTACTTGTGCAGAAACAATCACAACTTGGGTACTTTCACGAGATGCAACTTGTCGCACTTGTTCAACAAAATCATTACCTGTTTCTAAATCATCTTCAGAAACATTAGCAGCATAGATAATTGGTTTATTTGTGAGTAGTCCTAAGCCTTTAATAATTGCCGCTTCTTCTTCATTTAAAGTCACTTGACGGACAGATTTACCTTCATTTAAAGCAGCAGCTAATTTTTCCAGCACAGTGATTTCAAATTGTGCATCTTTGCTGGTGCGTGCTTGTTTACGAGTTCTGTCAATGCGTTTTTCAATTTGCGCTAAATCGGATAAACCAAGTTCTAAATTAATGATTTCAATATCTTGCGCTGGGTCTACAGAACCGGCAACGTGAATAATATCATCATTTTCAAAACAACGCACAACATGAACTATTGCATCAACTTCCCGAATGTGGGATAAAAATTGATTACCTAGTCCTTCTCCTTGACTTGCACCTTTCACCAAACCGGCGATATCTACAAACTCAACACGAGCAGGTATAATTTGTTTAGAAGTAGCAATTCTTGCAAGAACGTTTAATCGGTCATCTGGTACTGAGACAATGCCAACATTGGGTTCAATGGTGCAGAATGGGAAATTAGCTGCTTCGGCTTTAGCATTAGCAACGACAGCGTTAAATAAGGTTGATTTTCCGACGTTGGGAAGTCCGACTATTCCGGCTCTTAGCATTATAGATTTTTAGATGTTGATTGCAATTATAAGGATAATTCAAACAGGTTTAGGAATGGTTTGGGGAATTGGACCTGGTACTGTTTGCGGAATTGGACTGGGAACTATTTCTGGTACTGGTTCTGGCAATGGTGGAGGAATGGTTGGTTCTGGTGGAGGTTCGGGATTGGGTACGGGGTTAGGTTGAGGAGTTGGTATTTGCGGTTCAGGTATGGAGATAGCGGTGGGATAAAGCATGGTAAGTTTTGCACGATCCGACTTTCCCAAGCTAGATGATAACTTAAACGACTGACATCTTCCCAAATGGTTATACCGAAATCCTAGCGATCGTGATTTTCCCACAATTCTAATAAACCAACTGTACCGACAAAGAATGTATATGTTCCATATTTGAGGGGGTGCTGATTTTGAGAAGGTGCATAAAAAGCGGCAGTTATTCCTTCGACAAAATGCGCTGAGAGTGCAATATGAGCAATTATCAAAGCGGGAGTTAATATACTTGGGAGTTGGCTGTTAGTTGTTACTGTTTGGATATTCCATATTTCTAAGCCAATTGCACTGGTGATCAGGGGTATGGATATAAATTTCATGATGGTGAATAGTTTCTTTTCTATATCTTTTAAGTTCATGTTGTTGCTCATTATGTTGAGAGGCTATTGATAAAGTAAATGTAAAGGGGAGTAGAAAAGGAATATTGGAAGGATAGGATACATAAAATGTAGTGTATTTACATAGCTCCTAATGGAACGAAAGTCTTACCCCACAGACTTAACTGATATGGAGTGGGAAATCCTGGCCACATTGATTCCACCAGCCAAAGAAGGAGGGCATCCACCCACAACAGATATGGGTGAAATATGTAATGCCATCTATTTTCATTTGAAAACTGGATGTCAATGGAATATGCTTCCAGGTGACTTCCCGCCAAGGTCAACGGTATATAGCTATTACAGGAAATGGCAGGGCCAGGGGGTTTGGGAAAAATTCAACCATACATTGGGTGGTCAAGTTCGCTCGAAATTAGGTAAATGAACACAACCTACCGCGCTCGCCGCAGACAGTCAGTCGGTCAACACTGACCAAAAAAAGGGGATGTGTATGGTTTTGACGGATGTAAAAAGGTAAAAGGAAGAAAGGGGCATACTTTAGTTGATAGCCTGGGACTTGTGTTTAAAGTTGTTGTTAGTGAAGCAAATGCCCCAGAACGAATACTTGCTGCCTATGCACTAATGGAACTGCTAGAGGAACCCACAGAATTATTGGAAAAGGTCCAAGTTTTATGGGTTGATTCCGGTTATGACGGTGATAAATTTGCACTTGCAGTTTAGTTCCTGATTCAAGCTCATGTTGAAGTCATAGGACCTACTGAGCAAGAATTTAAAGTTTTACCACAACCCTGGGTAGTAGAAAGAACATTTGGGTGGTTTAACCAATATCATCGTCTAAGCAAGGATTATGAGCGTTTAACACAAATGAGGGAAGGGTCCATATATGCTGTTATGACTAGAATTATGCTACTTCCTCTTGTCTCCTAAACATTTACTTTATAAATCATCTCTGAATAACGAATGATTTTAGGACTTTGTTCTTCATCAGGAAAATGACAGTGAACAGCATCACGAATCATGACTCGCACTGTTTCTATATCATCAGCTTGAGTAGAAATTGATTGGCCTAATGCTGAGGCTGTATAGCCACCATCTGGATCATCTTCAACGAGAAATACAATTTCAATCATCGGGATATTTTTGAGGTTGAAATTATTGTATAGCAGTAATAGCCATTACACTAGGAGCTAACTTAATTAAATCTGGCTGTAAATACAGTTGAATAGCTTCTTTAATATTTTCCAAAGCTTCTTCTTGAGTGTCACCAGTTGAAGTACAACCTGCTATTTCTCGACACCATAGAGCCCAATCACCTGTTTCTGGATCTGAAATTTTTGTTTAGTGAATAAGCTATATAGTCATAAAAGCAACTCTTTCAGAGTATCATCTGAATTAGCAAAAATAGCTTGAATAGGTTAAAAAATTGACAGTATACTAAGTTGATAGTAGTAATTAAAGTGACACTATACTATTATTCTAAATAATAAAGCTTATCAATCAAATATAAATGTTTTCTTTCCGCAGAAATGCTCAATCAAAACCAAACCCCCCTCATAGATGCCTTAAAAGTCTCTATCTCTCGTCCCCACGCACCATTCTACACCCCAGGACATAAACGGGGTGCGGGAATTTCGCCTATTTTAACCGATTTACTAGGTAAAGAAGTTTTCCGTGCTGATTTAACAGAACTTGCAGAATTAGATCACCTCTTCACACCTGAAAGCGCAATTTTAGCAGCACAAGAATTAGCGGCAGTGGCTTTTGGTGCGGAAAAAACGTGGTTTTTAGTTAATGGTTCTACTTGTGGAATTGAAGCTGCAATTCTCGCTACTTGCGGTATGAATGATAAAATTATTCTGCCGCGAAATGTGCATTCTTCGGTAATTTCTGGATTAATTCTTTCTGGTGCAATTCCTACTTTTATAAATCCCGAATATGATCAAGACTTAGATTTTGCTCACAGTATTACACCGGAAGCTGTAAAAACAGCATTAGCAAAATATCCTGATGCAAAAGCAGTGCTGACTGTTTATCCTACTTATTACGGTGTTTGTGGAGATTTGAGTGCGATCGCACAAATTACCCATCAACATCACATTCCCCTCATTGTTGATGAAGCACATGGGGCACATTTCTCTTTTCATCCTCATTTACCCACATCAGCTTTAACCGCAGGTGCAGATTTAACCATACAATCTATTCACAAAACCTTGGGTGCAATGACACAGGCATCAATGTTGCACATCCAAGGCAATAGAATTGATATTGATAGATTAAATAAATCCTTACAGTTAGTTCAATCTACAAGTCCCAGCTTTATTCTTTTAGCTTCCCTTGATGCCGCACGTCAACAAATGGCTATCAATGGGGAATGGTTGATGTCTCAAACTTTGCAATTAGCTGAAGCAGCAAGAAGTCAAATTAGCCAAATTCCTGGTTTATCAGTTTTAGAGATCCCCCCAACCCCCCTTTTTAAGGAGGGCTTTGTGGATTTAGATCAAACACGGTTAACTATTAATATTTCTGAATTAGGTTTAACAGGGTTTGAAGCTGAAGAAATTCTCAATGAAATGGGTGTTACCTCAGAATTTTCATCCCTACAAAATATTACTTTTATTATTAGTTTGGGTAATATTTGGACAGATATAGATGCATTAGTACAAGGATTAAAAAATTTGACTCGGATACCACAATTGACAAGTCAGTACAAATTATGTAAATATACAAACGATGCTATGATTAGCCTTAATATGTGCATTTCTCCCCGTGAGGCTTTTTTTGCTAACAGTGAAATATTGCCTTTGGAGAAAACGGAAGAAAGAATTTGTGCAGAAATTATTTGCCCATATCCTCCAGGAATTCCTGTATTAATGCCGGGAGAAATCATTACAAAATCGGCTTTAGAATATCTGCTACAAATTCAGTCTTTGGGAGGATTTATTACTGGTTGTATGGATACAAGCCTCCGCAGCGTAAAGGTCATCAAAACCTAAGTTCTAATTAATCTAGATAATGTAAGTTGCGAATTAGCAGTATAGCTTACTCGACGTTCCCCTATCAAGAGGTAATGGTTCCCTTATCAGATAAAAGGCAGGATATAAGTATTAACTTTGTCCCTTACATACTGAGATTTTTGTAACTAGTAACTTGGGTTTGATATGGAAATCACACATTCTTGGAAAGCAAAATTTATGAAGATAACATTTTTAACCTCATTGGTGCTAATTTCACTTATAACAGATGTAAGTTTACCAACTTTGGCTTAAATTCCAGTTTAAGCTCCCACTCATCGAAATGAACTTGCTGCTAATCCTAAAGACACCGAAAAAATTAATAATATCAAGAAATTATTAGAAATAACAGGCGCAAGCAATCTGACTCAACAGATATTAAATTATATTAACTTATTAACTCAAATGTTAAATTCAAGCAAATCTGAATACCCTCAAGTACCAACAAAATTATGGGATACTTTTGCTGCTGAACTCAACCCAGATGAGATGATAAATGAATATATTCCTCTATATGATAAATATTTCGCCAATGAGGAAATCAAAGAAATCATTGCCTTTGATGAAACACCAATAAGACAAAAAACTTTGGGTGTAACTCCTCAAATCACTCAAGATTCTACACCAATTGGGATCAGATATGGCGGAGGAGCTGCCCAAAGAGCTTTAGAAAAATCAAAATCTGAAGGATATATTCACAATCTTTAAATCATAAACAAAAATAATCAAATAAAAGGGTGGAAATTCCAGTGGTATATAAATTTGTACCTCATTTACCTGCAATATGCTATAAGTTATCAGATATAAGCCATCAGCTAATATAGGAGTCATATTTTAGTTTTGATACCTTGCGTGGCGTAGCCATACAAAATTTAGTACAAGTGAATCCTCTGAAACCCTTTTGCCTATTGTCTTTTGCCTGCCTACACAAGTAAATATGGCTTACGCCACCCTGAGCTATCAGTAATCAAGTCGGATTCCGATATTACAGTGTACTGATAACTGATAACTGTTTAAACTGCTTTTTTCACCAGGTCTTTGTAAACAGGGACATTGGGTTTAATCAGACTACGCACAGCTTCCTCTAAGTTTTCTTGTTGCAGTAAAGAATCTCCCATTAAAACTGCATTCACACCAGCATCAGCCATGAGAGATAAATGATCAGATGTCTCAATTCCTGACTCACTAACAACCAAAATCCCTAAATTTTGCAGATGCGATCGCCTAGCTGCCATTAATTGCTGAGTTGTGCTAAGATTCACACTAAAATCTTCTAAACTGCGGTTATTAATTGAGATAATGCGAACATCTTCTAACTTGAGTAAACGATCTAATTCAGTCAAGTTATGGACTTCCAAAATAGCATTCATTCCCAAGTAATGAATCACCCGCAAAAAATTATTGATTTCCTGATCTGTAAGAATAGCAGCGATTAATAATACCGCATCTGCACCTGCTGATCTTGCTAAATAAATTTGGCAAGGATCAAGAATAAAATCCTTGCATAACAGAGGTAAAGCTATCCGATGCCGGATAGTACGCAAATGGTCAAAACCCCCCTGAAAAAACTTTTGGTCAGTAACAACAGATATACAAGTTGCTCCACCACGTTCATAAGACTTAGCCATCGCTAATGGATCAAAATCTAGACTAATTATATCTTGATCAGGTACCGATCTTTTCACCTCTGTAATCAAGCCAGGTTTGTGAAGACTCTGCTGCAAAGCACTAAAGAAATCTCGTACAGTGGGAGCAGCAGTTAATTGACGTTGTAAAGACGCAAAAGACATTTCCTGCTGCATTTGTGCCACTTCCAGCTTTTTTTGCCATACAATCTCTCTGAGTATGGGTTGCAGCCGACTATTATAAATAGTACCAGGGTAAATCATGATGAGAAGGGATTAACGACTAAAAATTAATACTGATTGAAAAGGAAAGAAATGCACAGATAGATACAGCAGATTGCAGATTAATGAGGTACAGAATCTAAATTGAAACCTACACAGCAAGAGAGTTTTACTCCTGACTCCTGACTGCTGCTGTAGCACCCCTCCCAATAAAAGGATGACAAATAGGGAGAGTGGGGTACACCAACCTTTTTTGAACTGATATAGAAGGGAATAGAGAACTCTTCAGGAGTATCCCAACTTTGCAAAAACATCGCAAATTGTCATTCTGTATTCCTTCAGGTATGGCCAACACTACGCGTGAACGTGCAGCGTGCCGAAGGCATTGCATAACGGGATGAAGCGTATCCCTGTAAACTTACACATTTGGGATGCACCCGAAATCTTCACAAGCCTGAAAGTCTTTTGGTGTTTGATAACGCAGCATAACGTTAGCCATGTTTTATAATTACTGTATGTTCTCACATACCTAGCAACTGCTATATCAGAAATGAATCCAATGTGACTTAATATCCAACATTTCTACCTCTTTTTTAGAAGTTTGATTTTGCTGAGAACCACCCAAAAGGCAATTATTTTTGAGTAATCTGATATAAGTACGGTAGGGTATATAGTCAATTGGGTTATGTCCAGAAAAACGCAAAAGTAAAACACAAGCCCAGGAATACTTACCAGCTATAATTGCTTTGACTATTTGTTCTATTTGTTCGGTGTTAATCTTTTTAGTGACTTGTCTATTATCATCAGCAATATTTTGGCTCATAGTATGCACTCCTATGTGTAACTAAAGAACTAGTACCGCCGTGAATTAAAAATGCTTCTTTCAGAAGAGCAAAGCTAACAAAATAGTGCTTCCAGCAGGCTGCGCCAACAAAATTCAAAATGTATACAGCGTGAACTTGTCAGAGATTTGGAATGGTTGGTTTATTTACGCCGTACTGTACTAGTCAAACAATTTTGGATTTTAGATTAACTGTAAGCATTCAGCTAATGCCTAACGGCACGCTACGTGAACAGCCATCAGTAGTCAGCTTTTTCAGACTAACGCCAAAAATACCTATTTGATAATTAACCTATTTCTCAAACATTCTGACTCCTGACTCCTGACTTCTGAATTCTTACGATTAACTGTACCAACTCTTAGGATGTAGCTTACTTTTGGAAAAGCAATACCGAAACACCTCAATCCAAAACCTAAAACCTAAAATTGTTACGGTAAATAGCTAATAAGCATTTTCAGCAGCTTGCAAAATTCTCAATACAGACTAAGTAATGGTAAACAAAACCGATAAAATTACCAGATGAGACAAAGACAGATTTAAGAATCATCCAATATAGATGTTTTTTTATTAAAAGTAGGGGCTGATTTAACCAGGCCATACAACATTTTTATTCACCTGATAGACATTTAACTAAATCCGCCCCCACAGATTAACCGTGTTGCAGAAGCAGCTTCTTTTTTAAGCCTACTCAAAGTTCAACTCTGGATACATGAACTATTTTTCGATCGACTTGTCTATTTTTTCGGTGTTGATTTTTTTTGATTATCCTTATCTCTGAGAGGCTGGATTTTTCACTATCTTCTCTTGAATGTCTTTTGCCCCCTAGCTCCCTGAAATCCCACTTAATTGGGGGGATATACTCTGAGATTTCACTCTGGTGGCAAGAGAATTTTTTCATGTAGACAATACAGAAATTCAGAATTAATCTATGCTTCCTGGAAGTTACAATACTTCATGAATAACTGAGGAATACCATAGATAACAAACCCAAAGACTTTCAAGTAATTTATTTGTGTTTCTCAACACATACCTTCTTAAGAATTTATCTATCTATAGTCAGATATGTAGTTATATTCTGGATATTGGTTAATAAAAACATATTTCCTAAGAAGGATGACTGACCATCTTTATATATAGTTGAATGCCTTGAATACTAAACTCAAACAATTCAATAAAATCAGGAAAATTTATCCTTCTTATATAGGACAGTTTCAGTGTAAAAACTGATCTAAAGTTAACAAAGAGTTGATTATGTTTGGGAATATTTTCCTGAACCTATATCTGCAGCATCAGGTTAATAATCGGCAGATATTGACCTAAGTATTATCTGTGATTTTACAGAGTCGAAATTTTCATATCGATTTTTTAACCGAAAAATCACTTGAAACAAAAAAAGTTGCATTCTTATATGCAAAAAATTGAAGTTATGATTTTTTTATTGCTAAAATCATAATTATTCAATTTTCCTTTTAAATTAATTGTATAATCTTGATTCAAGAGGTAATTATCAACTAAATACTGGCTACAAGAAAAACTAATTATAAGGAGTACATAGGGATATGAATTCTGGCGATTCCGCGTTGGAACCATCAAATTTTAAATTGACTTACCAGCCAGGAGTAGAGTTAAAATTTGCTGATTTTCTCATCAATCTAGTTAGAGATGCTGCATTTTGTTTAGGAGAAAATGCCCAACTTCTTTATGTCAATAAAGCCACCTGCTGCCTAACAGAATATTCCCGTGAAGAATTACTTTCCATGAAAGTACATGAATTAGATGTAGATCTTTCATTACATAACTGGTTACAGCTATGGCAAAATCTGAAACACCTCGAACACGATTCTTTTAAGTCCCGCTATCGCACAAAGGGAGGAAGAGTATTTTTAGCAGAAGTCAATCTGAGGTATATAAAATACCAAGATATCGAGTTTGGTTGTGCGTTTATTCAGGACAAAGGTGATGGATTAATAGACTTGAGCATTCAAGAATGGACTGATGACGGCAGAGAAATCAAAAAGAATTTACAACAAGAATTGACTGTTATTCAACCTCAACATATTGATACATTACTCCATCTGAGAGAATCTAGATTTCGCTTTTTGCTAGAATCTATTAATGCTAGTATTTTTTTGATTCAAGGTACACAGATTTCCTATGTAAATCCTGCTGCGGAGTTACTGACTGGGTACACGAAAACAG
It encodes the following:
- a CDS encoding DNA double-strand break repair nuclease NurA, coding for MLDLRKLARQIQGLSQHLTLEAAASRQRLELAQENLKQAFKCQQELIERQEKWRDRILFANATPIEPLQTYIDIPVPPKVHTVISTDGSQIAPNHHEIAYCYLLNIGRVVLHYGQNRHPLLDSLPEVFYRPEDLYVSHPWGIRTEEWMGYRRTAWEITVLAELACSAKTEAPALAMVDGSLIYWFLDKLPMDARDHILPPILEAWQQMRKAQIPIMGYLSASRNIEAMNFLRFLACPHPVPDCISYCPNQLEYMPCKIFESLRDTSLWATQLQPGQRSPLWRSNAQILELYSDQIIYFCYVHVGTEIARIEVPAWVAENSAMFNEALGLMLAQVQKGYGYPVAIAEAHNQAVVRGGDRSHFFALLEREMIKAGIKNVGTSYKEARKRGSIP
- the ychF gene encoding redox-regulated ATPase YchF; protein product: MLRAGIVGLPNVGKSTLFNAVVANAKAEAANFPFCTIEPNVGIVSVPDDRLNVLARIATSKQIIPARVEFVDIAGLVKGASQGEGLGNQFLSHIREVDAIVHVVRCFENDDIIHVAGSVDPAQDIEIINLELGLSDLAQIEKRIDRTRKQARTSKDAQFEITVLEKLAAALNEGKSVRQVTLNEEEAAIIKGLGLLTNKPIIYAANVSEDDLETGNDFVEQVRQVASRESTQVVIVSAQVEAELVELPEEDKADFLESLGVKEGGLKSLIRATYALLGLRTYFTCGPQETRAWTINAGMSAPQAAGVIHSDFERGFIRAETVAYNDLVTHGSMNGAKEKGLVRSEGKEYVVQEGDVMLFRFNV
- a CDS encoding type II toxin-antitoxin system HicB family antitoxin, whose product is MSDPETGDWALWCREIAGCTSTGDTQEEALENIKEAIQLYLQPDLIKLAPSVMAITAIQ
- a CDS encoding aminotransferase class I/II-fold pyridoxal phosphate-dependent enzyme, which gives rise to MLNQNQTPLIDALKVSISRPHAPFYTPGHKRGAGISPILTDLLGKEVFRADLTELAELDHLFTPESAILAAQELAAVAFGAEKTWFLVNGSTCGIEAAILATCGMNDKIILPRNVHSSVISGLILSGAIPTFINPEYDQDLDFAHSITPEAVKTALAKYPDAKAVLTVYPTYYGVCGDLSAIAQITHQHHIPLIVDEAHGAHFSFHPHLPTSALTAGADLTIQSIHKTLGAMTQASMLHIQGNRIDIDRLNKSLQLVQSTSPSFILLASLDAARQQMAINGEWLMSQTLQLAEAARSQISQIPGLSVLEIPPTPLFKEGFVDLDQTRLTINISELGLTGFEAEEILNEMGVTSEFSSLQNITFIISLGNIWTDIDALVQGLKNLTRIPQLTSQYKLCKYTNDAMISLNMCISPREAFFANSEILPLEKTEERICAEIICPYPPGIPVLMPGEIITKSALEYLLQIQSLGGFITGCMDTSLRSVKVIKT
- a CDS encoding DUF2059 domain-containing protein, whose product is MLNSSKSEYPQVPTKLWDTFAAELNPDEMINEYIPLYDKYFANEEIKEIIAFDETPIRQKTLGVTPQITQDSTPIGIRYGGGAAQRALEKSKSEGYIHNL
- the trpC gene encoding indole-3-glycerol phosphate synthase TrpC codes for the protein MIYPGTIYNSRLQPILREIVWQKKLEVAQMQQEMSFASLQRQLTAAPTVRDFFSALQQSLHKPGLITEVKRSVPDQDIISLDFDPLAMAKSYERGGATCISVVTDQKFFQGGFDHLRTIRHRIALPLLCKDFILDPCQIYLARSAGADAVLLIAAILTDQEINNFLRVIHYLGMNAILEVHNLTELDRLLKLEDVRIISINNRSLEDFSVNLSTTQQLMAARRSHLQNLGILVVSESGIETSDHLSLMADAGVNAVLMGDSLLQQENLEEAVRSLIKPNVPVYKDLVKKAV
- a CDS encoding HetP family heterocyst commitment protein, coding for MSQNIADDNRQVTKKINTEQIEQIVKAIIAGKYSWACVLLLRFSGHNPIDYIPYRTYIRLLKNNCLLGGSQQNQTSKKEVEMLDIKSHWIHF